Proteins encoded together in one Formosa sp. Hel3_A1_48 window:
- a CDS encoding endo-1,4-beta-xylanase, which yields MKKLKKPIFLTFICGLICFISCASKIVSESSSKLSLGTHFKDLFYLGAAINENTILGLDPKSATIVNSEYNTISPENSLKWMFIQPSPNKFNFKAADKYVEMGLKNNMYIVGHALVWHNQLADFMQNLENSAETRAHVENHINTLVSRYKGKIDAWDVVNEAFEEDGSLRASVFYKNMGKNYIEEVFRKTEKVDPDVDLIYNDYNLYKPKKRAAVLEMVKKFKANGTKINGVGVQAHWDLKSPSIEEIEQIILDVHAAGVYVSFTELDISVLPNPWEMVGAEVTQNFSQFEGDPKMNPYPNGLPDNIQEKLAKRYQEIFNVFVKHSDKINRVTFWGVMDKHSWLNDWPIKGRTNYPLLFDRNYNPKPAYKSVLEVNTDQQN from the coding sequence ATGAAAAAATTAAAAAAACCAATATTTCTAACATTTATTTGTGGTCTTATTTGTTTTATCAGTTGTGCCAGTAAAATTGTTTCTGAATCTTCCAGTAAGTTGTCATTAGGCACACATTTTAAAGATTTATTTTATTTAGGAGCGGCCATTAACGAAAACACTATTTTAGGTTTAGATCCAAAATCCGCTACAATTGTAAATAGTGAATACAATACAATTTCACCGGAGAACTCTTTAAAATGGATGTTTATTCAACCCAGTCCTAACAAGTTTAATTTTAAAGCAGCAGATAAATATGTTGAAATGGGTCTCAAAAACAACATGTACATTGTGGGACATGCTTTGGTTTGGCATAATCAGCTTGCAGATTTCATGCAAAATCTTGAAAACAGTGCTGAGACCAGAGCACATGTGGAGAACCACATCAATACGTTAGTGTCTCGCTACAAGGGTAAAATTGATGCTTGGGATGTAGTCAATGAAGCTTTTGAAGAGGATGGAAGTTTGAGAGCGTCTGTTTTTTATAAAAATATGGGCAAAAATTACATTGAGGAGGTTTTTAGAAAGACGGAGAAAGTAGATCCAGATGTAGACTTAATTTACAATGATTACAATCTTTACAAACCAAAAAAGAGAGCTGCCGTTCTTGAAATGGTTAAAAAATTTAAAGCTAATGGTACTAAGATTAACGGAGTTGGGGTACAAGCCCATTGGGATTTAAAATCTCCAAGTATTGAAGAAATAGAGCAAATTATTTTGGATGTACATGCTGCAGGTGTTTATGTCTCTTTTACAGAACTTGACATCTCTGTACTTCCCAATCCTTGGGAAATGGTTGGGGCCGAGGTGACTCAAAATTTCTCACAGTTTGAAGGCGATCCAAAAATGAATCCATACCCTAATGGATTGCCGGATAATATCCAAGAAAAATTAGCAAAGCGTTATCAGGAAATTTTTAATGTTTTTGTCAAACACAGTGATAAAATTAATAGAGTTACTTTTTGGGGGGTAATGGACAAACATTCTTGGCTCAACGATTGGCCGATTAAAGGGCGTACCAATTACCCATTGTTATTTGATAGAAATTATAATCCAAAACCAGCCTATAAAAGTGTCCTAGAGGTTAATACAGATCAACAAAACTAA
- a CDS encoding DUF1800 domain-containing protein — MKDRHLIHLHWRSGFGITPSYLKSAKFLSKQNNVNSIFDISKKIEPIQLDLSEFDQFLKTPYKKYKNIHGAEAATKLRQKSQRKVRELNFEWLKKIASSDCIFREKMTLFWANVFVCRDNHIFHIIQFNNTLRKHALGDFGAFVKAVARTPSMLKYLNNNRNVKLKPNENFARELLELFTLGLGNYSEHDIKEAARAFTGWNFKANGDFIIRTNKHDENSKTFLGVSGNLGGDEVIDIILKQRQCAEFICKKIYTYFVNPSIDASHLNELTDLFYKDYNIEKLMRHIFMSDWFYDENNIGAKIKSPVELMVGIQKIVPSVFKKQRQVSYLQKMMGQILLYPVNVAGWKGDRYWIDSNSLMFRLKLPSVLLNNANISLMPKGEFEDDFSDFYNQKSQQFKVSDQARAYFETHYANISKEELKAILVLPKLDQDTDEMLNIYQHQNAYQYCIQLMSIPEYQLC, encoded by the coding sequence ATGAAAGACAGACATCTTATACATCTACATTGGCGCAGCGGATTTGGCATTACACCTTCTTACTTGAAGTCGGCCAAATTTTTGAGCAAGCAAAATAATGTCAATTCAATTTTTGATATTTCAAAAAAAATTGAACCTATTCAACTCGATTTATCTGAATTTGATCAATTTCTAAAGACGCCCTACAAAAAGTATAAAAATATACACGGTGCGGAAGCGGCTACAAAGTTGAGACAAAAGAGTCAAAGAAAGGTACGGGAATTGAACTTTGAATGGTTGAAAAAAATTGCTAGCTCCGATTGTATTTTTCGAGAGAAAATGACACTTTTTTGGGCTAATGTATTTGTCTGTAGAGACAATCATATATTTCATATAATTCAATTTAATAACACTTTGCGCAAACACGCTTTGGGTGATTTTGGGGCCTTTGTCAAAGCAGTTGCAAGAACACCATCTATGCTGAAATACCTCAACAACAACCGCAATGTAAAGCTCAAACCCAACGAGAACTTTGCACGCGAGTTATTAGAACTCTTTACTTTAGGTCTGGGGAATTATTCAGAGCATGACATCAAGGAAGCGGCTAGGGCTTTTACTGGTTGGAATTTTAAAGCCAATGGCGATTTTATTATAAGAACCAACAAACATGATGAAAACTCCAAGACATTTTTAGGGGTCTCTGGAAATTTAGGCGGTGATGAGGTTATAGATATCATTCTCAAGCAACGCCAATGTGCGGAGTTTATTTGTAAAAAAATATACACCTATTTTGTTAATCCGAGTATTGATGCCTCTCATTTAAATGAGCTCACGGATTTATTTTATAAAGATTATAATATTGAGAAACTAATGCGGCATATTTTTATGTCTGATTGGTTTTACGATGAAAATAACATCGGCGCTAAAATTAAATCCCCTGTAGAATTGATGGTAGGGATTCAAAAGATCGTACCCTCAGTTTTTAAAAAACAGCGTCAAGTCAGCTATCTTCAAAAAATGATGGGACAAATTCTTTTATATCCTGTCAATGTTGCAGGGTGGAAAGGGGACCGTTATTGGATTGATTCAAATTCATTGATGTTCAGGTTGAAACTTCCCTCAGTTCTTTTGAATAATGCCAACATTAGCCTTATGCCTAAAGGAGAATTTGAAGACGATTTTAGTGATTTTTATAACCAAAAGAGTCAACAGTTCAAAGTTTCAGATCAAGCACGTGCTTATTTTGAAACGCATTATGCTAATATCTCCAAAGAGGAGTTAAAAGCTATTTTGGTCCTGCCAAAGTTGGATCAAGACACCGATGAGATGCTAAATATTTACCAACATCAAAATGCCTATCAATATTGCATTCAATTGATGTCTATTCCAGAATATCAATTGTGTTAA
- a CDS encoding glycoside hydrolase family 43 protein: MPEDNIDHIDFKALNKKALSAPLVTHIYTADPSAHYFNGKIYIYPSHDIDAGEAFDDLGSHFAMEDYHVISMDNIDSKAVDNGVALHVDDVPWAKQQMWAPDANEKDGKFYLFFPAKDYEGIFRIGVAISDSPTGPFKAEPKAIEGSFSIDPAVFKDDDGAYYMYFGGLWGGQLQRWRTGVFNADQPESPTAFLPADDEPALLPLVAKMSEDLLAFGETPKALEILDENGDLLLSGDNDRRFFEAAWLHKHNGKYYFSYSTGDTHFICYAIGDSPYGPFIYTGRILNPVVGWTSHHSVCEVEGKTYLFYHDSSLSKGITHLRSVKVAELKYRQDGTIITLNPY; encoded by the coding sequence ATGCCTGAAGATAATATAGACCATATAGATTTTAAAGCATTAAACAAAAAGGCACTGTCTGCCCCATTGGTAACTCATATATACACCGCAGATCCCTCTGCTCATTATTTCAATGGAAAAATATATATATATCCATCTCATGACATTGACGCTGGCGAGGCTTTTGACGATTTGGGAAGTCATTTTGCGATGGAAGATTACCATGTTATTTCCATGGACAATATAGACAGTAAAGCTGTTGATAATGGTGTGGCCTTGCACGTAGATGATGTGCCTTGGGCAAAACAGCAAATGTGGGCCCCCGATGCCAATGAAAAAGACGGGAAATTTTATCTTTTCTTTCCAGCAAAAGATTACGAAGGGATTTTTCGAATTGGTGTAGCTATCAGCGATTCTCCAACAGGCCCCTTTAAAGCTGAGCCAAAAGCCATTGAGGGCAGTTTTTCTATAGACCCGGCTGTTTTTAAAGACGATGACGGTGCCTATTATATGTATTTTGGAGGCCTTTGGGGAGGTCAATTACAACGCTGGAGAACAGGTGTTTTTAATGCCGATCAGCCTGAAAGTCCTACCGCTTTCCTTCCAGCAGACGACGAACCGGCTTTGTTGCCATTGGTTGCTAAAATGTCCGAGGATCTATTGGCATTTGGCGAAACTCCTAAGGCATTAGAAATTCTTGACGAAAATGGAGATCTTCTGCTTTCAGGAGATAATGACCGCCGCTTTTTTGAAGCCGCTTGGTTACACAAACATAATGGGAAATATTATTTTTCATACTCCACTGGAGACACCCATTTTATATGTTATGCCATTGGAGATAGTCCCTATGGGCCGTTTATCTATACAGGCCGAATTCTTAACCCCGTTGTGGGGTGGACTTCCCACCATTCTGTTTGTGAAGTCGAGGGAAAAACCTATTTGTTTTACCACGATTCTTCCCTATCAAAAGGTATTACGCATTTAAGATCTGTAAAGGTAGCCGAATTAAAATACCGCCAGGACGGTACCATCATTACTTTAAATCCGTATTAA
- a CDS encoding xylulokinase, whose amino-acid sequence MQTKYYLGFDLGSSSVKVALVEATTGENILSLHEPQHEMSILSEQNDWAEQDPNDWWKFVCQGTKRILQESKIDPSSIQAVGISYQMHGLVLVDGDGEPLRNSIIWCDSRAVDIGKQAFEDLTKERCVSNLLNSPANFTASKLKWVKDNEPELYKKIHKFMLPGDFIAFKLTNEISTTKNGLSEGIFWDYKSDSIANWLLDYFEFSPELVPDIVENFTPQAFISKQAAVETGLAEGIPITYRAGDQPNNALSLNVFNRGEVAATGGTSGVIYAVTDSKNSIEASRINHFAHVNYSSEKPTIGKLLCINGAGIMYRWLRNQSSAESYETMNRKASKVPIGSDGLVILPFGNGAERMLNNQNIGTQFCNINLNQHSKAHLYRAALEGIAFSFVYGMEILKNDNAAIKVIRAGNDNLFRSEIFAKTLSTLIGYEIEIYNTTGAIGAARAAGLTDKDFDRFGQNITKNDHVMTFKPIENKNPYLDAYQNWKIELEKQIKN is encoded by the coding sequence ATGCAAACAAAATATTATCTAGGATTTGATTTGGGAAGTTCATCCGTTAAAGTGGCTTTAGTAGAAGCGACTACGGGTGAAAATATATTGAGTCTACACGAACCCCAACACGAAATGTCTATTCTTTCAGAGCAAAACGATTGGGCGGAACAAGACCCTAACGATTGGTGGAAATTTGTGTGTCAAGGGACCAAACGAATTTTACAAGAATCAAAAATCGATCCTTCATCCATTCAAGCCGTTGGAATTTCTTATCAAATGCACGGTTTGGTGCTTGTTGATGGTGACGGCGAACCACTGCGGAATTCAATTATTTGGTGCGACAGTCGCGCTGTAGACATTGGTAAACAAGCTTTTGAAGATTTAACTAAAGAACGCTGTGTTTCCAATCTTTTAAACTCCCCCGCAAACTTTACAGCCTCTAAGCTCAAATGGGTTAAAGACAACGAACCTGAGTTGTATAAAAAAATTCATAAGTTCATGTTACCCGGTGATTTTATTGCATTTAAACTTACAAATGAAATTTCAACCACCAAAAATGGCTTATCAGAAGGTATTTTTTGGGATTATAAATCTGATTCCATTGCCAATTGGTTACTTGATTATTTTGAATTTAGCCCCGAATTGGTTCCTGATATTGTTGAGAATTTTACACCTCAAGCTTTCATTTCAAAACAAGCAGCAGTAGAAACAGGATTAGCTGAAGGCATCCCGATTACCTATCGTGCAGGTGATCAGCCAAACAATGCTCTTTCACTAAACGTATTCAACAGAGGAGAAGTTGCTGCCACTGGTGGTACGTCAGGAGTCATATATGCAGTGACTGACAGTAAAAATTCTATTGAAGCGAGTCGAATCAATCATTTTGCTCACGTAAATTATTCATCTGAAAAGCCAACAATTGGAAAATTGTTATGTATCAACGGAGCTGGGATTATGTACCGCTGGTTACGCAATCAAAGTTCTGCAGAATCCTATGAAACGATGAATAGGAAAGCGTCTAAAGTTCCCATTGGATCTGATGGCTTGGTCATTTTACCTTTCGGAAATGGTGCTGAGCGCATGCTAAATAATCAAAATATAGGCACTCAATTTTGTAACATCAATTTAAATCAGCATTCTAAAGCCCATCTTTACAGAGCTGCACTAGAGGGCATAGCTTTTTCATTTGTATATGGAATGGAAATCCTTAAAAACGACAATGCTGCCATTAAGGTTATTCGGGCGGGTAATGACAATCTTTTCAGATCTGAGATTTTTGCCAAAACCTTATCAACTCTTATTGGTTATGAAATTGAAATTTACAATACCACAGGCGCTATTGGCGCTGCCAGAGCTGCGGGTTTGACCGATAAAGATTTTGATCGCTTCGGTCAAAACATCACAAAAAACGACCATGTGATGACATTTAAACCCATCGAAAATAAGAATCCATATCTTGATGCTTACCAAAACTGGAAAATAGAATTAGAAAAACAAATTAAAAATTAA
- the xylA gene encoding xylose isomerase — MILTGNKEYYKGIDAIQHEGKDSDNPLAFKYYDPTRVVAGKTMREHFKFAIAYWHTFCGQGSDPFGPGTQNFPWDQSSDPVQAAKDKADAAFEFITKMGFDYFCFHDYDLVAEANSLSESEHRLSAIVDYIKQKQEQSGVKLLWGTSNCFSNPRFMNGASTNPNFEVVARAGAQVKLALDATMALNGENYVFWGGREGYMSLLNTDMGRELDHMGQFLTMARDYARAQGFKGTFFIEPKPMEPMKHQYDFDSATAIGFLKEYGLDKDFKLNIEVNHATLAQHTMQHELAVAAKANMLGSIDANRGDYQNGWDTDQFPNNIQETTEAMLVFLEAGGLQGGGINFDAKIRRNSTDMEDVFLAHIGGADTFARALITADKIITSSTYKKLRKERYASFDDGKGAAFESGSLNLQDLYQIALENGEISPQSGKQELFENIINQYI, encoded by the coding sequence ATGATACTTACTGGAAATAAAGAATACTACAAAGGGATTGATGCCATTCAACATGAAGGCAAAGATTCGGATAACCCACTTGCATTTAAATATTATGACCCTACACGTGTTGTAGCTGGTAAAACCATGCGTGAGCATTTTAAATTTGCTATCGCGTATTGGCATACTTTCTGCGGACAAGGTTCTGATCCGTTCGGTCCTGGAACTCAAAATTTTCCTTGGGATCAGTCTTCAGACCCTGTTCAAGCGGCTAAAGATAAAGCCGATGCTGCATTTGAGTTTATTACTAAAATGGGCTTTGATTATTTTTGTTTTCATGATTATGATTTAGTTGCCGAGGCCAATTCTTTATCAGAATCTGAACATCGTCTTTCTGCTATTGTAGACTACATCAAACAGAAACAAGAGCAATCAGGAGTAAAGCTTCTTTGGGGAACCTCTAATTGTTTTTCGAATCCAAGATTTATGAACGGTGCCTCTACCAACCCAAATTTTGAGGTGGTTGCACGTGCTGGGGCACAGGTCAAATTGGCACTAGACGCGACCATGGCGCTCAATGGAGAAAACTATGTCTTTTGGGGTGGGCGTGAAGGCTATATGTCACTGTTGAATACTGATATGGGTCGCGAATTGGACCACATGGGCCAATTTTTGACCATGGCAAGGGATTACGCCAGAGCGCAAGGCTTTAAAGGTACATTTTTTATTGAACCAAAGCCTATGGAACCTATGAAACATCAGTATGATTTTGATTCGGCAACAGCTATTGGATTCTTAAAAGAATACGGATTGGATAAAGATTTCAAATTAAATATTGAAGTAAACCACGCCACACTTGCACAACACACCATGCAACACGAACTGGCAGTGGCTGCAAAAGCTAATATGCTAGGAAGTATTGATGCCAACAGAGGTGATTACCAAAATGGTTGGGATACCGATCAATTTCCAAATAATATTCAAGAAACAACTGAAGCAATGTTGGTGTTTTTAGAAGCAGGAGGCTTGCAAGGTGGAGGTATTAATTTCGATGCAAAAATAAGAAGAAACTCAACGGATATGGAGGATGTGTTTTTGGCCCATATTGGGGGTGCAGATACTTTTGCTCGCGCATTGATTACTGCTGATAAAATCATAACATCTTCAACTTATAAAAAACTAAGAAAGGAGCGTTACGCTTCTTTTGATGATGGCAAAGGAGCTGCATTTGAATCCGGATCACTAAACCTACAAGACTTGTATCAAATTGCTCTGGAAAATGGAGAGATTTCTCCACAAAGTGGCAAACAAGAGCTTTTTGAAAATATCATTAATCAATACATTTAA
- a CDS encoding sodium:solute symporter — translation MYYFALSSSSVLEKLDWFVLSIYFLALIAVAVWVVLQKNKNTEDYFLAGRNVGWFVIGASIFASNIGSEHVVGLAGTGFESGTPMAHYELHAWIVLLLGWLFLPFYIRSGAFTMPEFLEKRFDSRSRWFLSLFSLVAYVLTKVSVTIYAGGIVVSELLGIPFWYGAIGIVVFTGVYTVVGGMKAVIYTETLQTIVLILGSLIITYLGLQEVGGWGQLRETVIAVSPDHFNMWRPISDPDFPWTGLLIGGTIVGIWYWCTDQYIVQRTLAANNIKIGRRGAIFGAYLKLLPILIFLVPGIIAFALSIQNPEVFSVEKADRAFPMLVKTLLPVGLKGLVAGGLMAALMSSLASVFNSCSTIFTIDIYKKLKPNKSEQYLLKVGKIATGFIVVLGIIWIPIMEKIGGGVMYQYLQNVQSYIAPPVTAVFLLGIIWKRVNSAAAITTLLSGFVLLVLRLGSEIYYQPQISSDVLVDSLLYSFATINFAHMAIFMFVFSVIMCVSVSLIGIAPDYKTIAGLSFGTLTDEQKDAYKNSYDTIDVVLSVVLVFLVIGILCYFTG, via the coding sequence ATGTACTATTTTGCCTTATCATCTTCATCTGTTTTGGAGAAACTGGACTGGTTTGTTTTGAGTATTTATTTTTTAGCATTAATTGCTGTAGCTGTTTGGGTTGTCTTACAAAAAAATAAAAATACAGAAGACTATTTTTTGGCAGGACGAAATGTGGGCTGGTTTGTTATCGGCGCCTCAATATTTGCTTCTAATATTGGGTCAGAACACGTAGTTGGTCTCGCGGGTACTGGTTTTGAGTCTGGAACACCAATGGCGCATTACGAGCTTCATGCTTGGATTGTTTTATTACTTGGATGGTTGTTTTTGCCGTTTTATATTAGAAGTGGTGCTTTTACCATGCCGGAGTTTCTAGAAAAACGATTTGATAGTCGCTCACGTTGGTTTTTATCTTTATTTTCTTTAGTGGCTTATGTGCTCACAAAAGTTTCTGTGACCATATATGCAGGTGGTATTGTAGTCTCCGAACTGTTAGGTATTCCCTTTTGGTATGGCGCTATTGGTATTGTTGTTTTTACTGGGGTCTACACTGTTGTAGGTGGAATGAAAGCGGTTATATATACCGAAACACTTCAAACGATTGTCCTTATTCTTGGATCATTAATTATTACATATTTAGGCTTACAAGAAGTCGGGGGCTGGGGGCAATTGCGTGAAACTGTAATCGCTGTAAGTCCAGACCATTTTAATATGTGGCGTCCGATTTCCGATCCGGATTTCCCTTGGACAGGACTCTTAATTGGTGGAACTATCGTGGGGATTTGGTATTGGTGTACCGATCAGTATATCGTACAAAGAACTTTGGCAGCTAATAACATTAAAATTGGAAGGCGAGGAGCTATTTTTGGAGCTTACCTTAAATTGTTACCAATCTTAATTTTTTTGGTTCCTGGAATTATTGCATTTGCTTTATCTATTCAAAACCCAGAAGTTTTTTCTGTCGAAAAAGCAGACCGCGCTTTTCCAATGCTAGTTAAAACCTTGCTTCCAGTAGGTTTAAAAGGGTTAGTTGCTGGTGGTCTTATGGCTGCTTTGATGAGTTCCTTGGCTTCTGTATTTAACTCGTGCTCCACCATCTTTACTATTGATATTTATAAAAAATTAAAGCCTAATAAGTCGGAACAATATCTTCTTAAAGTTGGAAAAATTGCAACAGGGTTTATTGTTGTACTAGGGATTATTTGGATTCCAATTATGGAAAAAATTGGTGGCGGTGTGATGTATCAATACTTGCAAAATGTACAATCGTATATTGCGCCTCCTGTTACAGCTGTTTTCTTATTGGGTATTATTTGGAAACGCGTTAATTCAGCTGCGGCAATCACAACACTTTTATCGGGTTTTGTTCTTCTAGTTCTAAGGCTTGGTTCAGAAATTTATTACCAGCCACAAATTTCATCTGATGTGCTTGTTGACTCATTGCTTTATAGTTTTGCAACAATTAACTTTGCACATATGGCTATTTTTATGTTTGTTTTCTCAGTTATAATGTGTGTTTCGGTAAGCCTAATTGGTATTGCACCTGATTATAAAACGATTGCTGGATTGTCCTTTGGAACATTAACAGATGAACAAAAGGATGCTTACAAGAACAGCTATGATACTATTGATGTGGTGTTATCGGTTGTTTTAGTTTTTCTAGTAATTGGCATACTTTGTTATTTCACAGGTTAA
- a CDS encoding DUF1501 domain-containing protein — protein sequence MKRRDFLAKSSLASSLMLVPNFMKAFESLDPATLGYKKLVLIQLSGGNDGLNTIIPHRNDLYYKYRPSLSIPKNKLIDLNGELGFNENLGPLKSLYDEGYLSIINNVGYPNPNRSHFRSTDIWQTASSSSEYLDTGWMGRYIDQYGKKPYSGIEVDDSLSLIMKGESMNGIATRDAKKMFNNTKTPFFGKVLETQTAAHLSEHNLGYLYKTMVSAKSSAQYIYETSKTSKSVKTYPNNAFAKQLKTTAEFINSGLATKVYYVSMGGFDTHAGQSNRQARLLKTYAQAIDVFVADLEASDSFKDTLIVTFSEFGRRVQQNAAAGTDHGAASNLFIIGKNLKKPGFYNASPDLVNLDDNGDLKYAVDFRSVYATLLDQWLDASHSKILGKSFKTLNFI from the coding sequence ATGAAAAGAAGAGATTTTTTAGCCAAAAGTTCACTTGCCAGCAGCTTGATGCTGGTTCCGAATTTTATGAAAGCTTTTGAAAGCTTAGACCCTGCAACACTGGGCTATAAAAAATTAGTTCTCATACAGCTATCAGGTGGGAATGATGGTTTAAACACCATCATTCCACACAGAAATGATTTGTATTATAAATACAGACCTAGCCTTTCAATTCCTAAAAATAAATTGATTGATCTCAATGGTGAGTTGGGGTTCAATGAAAATCTGGGCCCGTTAAAATCTCTTTATGATGAAGGCTATTTATCAATCATAAACAATGTAGGTTATCCCAATCCAAACAGATCTCATTTTAGGTCTACAGATATTTGGCAAACTGCGAGCAGTTCTTCAGAGTATTTGGATACTGGATGGATGGGCAGATATATCGACCAATATGGTAAAAAGCCCTACAGTGGTATTGAGGTAGATGATTCTTTGTCATTAATAATGAAGGGTGAATCAATGAACGGTATAGCGACAAGAGACGCAAAAAAAATGTTTAATAATACCAAAACTCCATTCTTTGGTAAAGTTTTAGAGACGCAAACAGCGGCACATTTAAGTGAACATAATTTAGGCTATTTGTACAAAACAATGGTGAGTGCTAAATCTTCTGCCCAGTATATATATGAAACTTCTAAAACTTCAAAAAGTGTAAAGACGTATCCCAATAATGCCTTTGCAAAACAATTAAAAACTACAGCAGAGTTTATCAATTCTGGATTAGCTACCAAGGTTTATTATGTTTCTATGGGGGGCTTTGATACCCATGCTGGGCAATCCAACAGACAAGCCAGGCTCCTCAAGACTTATGCTCAGGCTATCGATGTGTTTGTAGCAGATCTAGAAGCTTCAGATTCATTTAAAGACACCTTGATTGTTACATTTTCAGAGTTTGGAAGACGTGTACAACAAAATGCTGCTGCAGGAACAGACCACGGTGCTGCAAGCAACCTCTTTATTATCGGAAAAAATCTCAAAAAACCCGGCTTTTACAACGCCAGTCCCGATTTAGTCAATCTAGATGATAATGGCGATTTGAAGTATGCTGTAGATTTTAGATCTGTTTATGCGACACTGCTAGATCAATGGTTGGATGCCAGTCATTCTAAAATATTGGGAAAATCTTTTAAAACTTTAAATTTTATATAA
- a CDS encoding MFS transporter: protein MKSISEKLSITEKIGYSLGDLAANLVFQTLMTYLAYFYTDIYGLEANDATALMFVVGTVAAFGFNPIVGAIADRTKSKWGKFRPWILWTAVPLGIISVLAFSTPDFSYQGKLIYAVITYTLLLLLYASSNLPYSALSGVITGNMKERNSISSYRFVAVMFAQFFVQVFMLPIIIYAGEGDKAVGIEIVMTWLAVIGTIMLLITFFTTKERVVPTEEQQSTVKDDLLDLIKNKPWVIMLVLTTLTFISLAMKGGSYVYYFENFIDASNLTHFISPILEFLSNMGVNFFGNDPVSAGFGLFNAGGIIFMIIGIGLSKPLADKYGKRNVFGWFLFISTLFIIVFYFFKPTAITFIFGAQILHGFFYGITIPLLWAMIADVADFSEWKNNRRATAIVFSAMMVGLKLGLTIGSSLVTQILSSYGYVANSELGQSSEAILGTKLLVSVYPAIPFLIGVALLFFYEINKSMESQIEFDLKQRRNN, encoded by the coding sequence ATGAAATCTATTTCAGAAAAATTGTCAATAACCGAAAAGATTGGTTACAGTTTAGGTGATTTGGCGGCTAATTTGGTCTTTCAAACCCTAATGACTTATTTAGCATACTTTTACACCGATATTTATGGACTTGAAGCAAACGATGCGACTGCATTAATGTTTGTTGTGGGAACTGTAGCCGCTTTTGGATTTAATCCCATTGTGGGTGCTATTGCAGATCGTACCAAATCCAAATGGGGCAAATTTCGACCTTGGATATTATGGACTGCCGTTCCGCTTGGAATTATCTCAGTTTTAGCATTTAGCACACCAGACTTCAGCTATCAAGGGAAGTTGATTTATGCTGTAATTACATACACCTTATTATTGTTATTATACGCTTCGAGTAACCTTCCATATTCTGCATTGAGCGGAGTAATAACCGGAAATATGAAAGAACGTAATAGTATTTCTTCTTATCGATTTGTGGCGGTGATGTTTGCTCAATTTTTTGTGCAAGTTTTCATGCTACCAATTATAATTTATGCTGGCGAAGGCGATAAAGCTGTTGGGATAGAAATTGTGATGACTTGGCTCGCAGTTATTGGTACCATTATGTTATTAATTACTTTTTTCACGACAAAAGAGCGTGTCGTTCCTACCGAAGAACAACAATCTACAGTGAAGGATGATTTATTGGATTTGATTAAAAATAAACCATGGGTGATAATGTTGGTCCTGACAACTTTAACATTTATCTCTTTAGCCATGAAAGGAGGGAGCTATGTGTATTATTTTGAAAATTTTATAGATGCATCAAATTTAACTCATTTTATTAGCCCAATATTAGAGTTTTTATCTAATATGGGTGTTAATTTCTTTGGAAACGATCCAGTCTCCGCTGGATTTGGATTGTTTAATGCCGGTGGTATTATTTTTATGATTATCGGTATTGGCTTATCAAAGCCTTTAGCTGATAAGTATGGAAAACGTAATGTCTTTGGATGGTTTTTATTTATTTCAACCCTTTTTATCATTGTTTTTTACTTTTTTAAACCAACAGCAATCACATTTATTTTTGGTGCTCAAATTTTGCACGGTTTTTTCTATGGCATTACCATTCCGTTATTGTGGGCAATGATTGCTGATGTCGCAGATTTTTCTGAATGGAAAAACAATCGAAGAGCTACTGCTATTGTGTTTTCAGCGATGATGGTTGGACTAAAGCTAGGACTTACTATTGGAAGTTCGCTGGTAACTCAAATTCTTTCATCTTACGGCTATGTTGCCAACAGTGAATTGGGGCAATCTTCAGAAGCTATATTGGGAACTAAGCTTCTTGTTAGTGTTTATCCTGCCATACCATTTTTGATCGGTGTGGCCCTCTTATTTTTCTACGAAATAAATAAAAGTATGGAATCTCAAATTGAATTTGATTTAAAACAAAGACGAAATAATTAA